The following proteins are encoded in a genomic region of Tenacibaculum sp. 190524A05c:
- a CDS encoding histidine kinase — translation MELKVKVYDETNKRFIEDAEVSVNSFITTKSDSQGIYRVKGRVHDELVVRHPDFDTVYHVIDSDKDIKVVIKKILKTKKSFFASAKKRELNYTQFIDSAKFYQYKDIDKSLSFIENLLESEQSKQRHANTYKVLADIYLHWKQYDIAISNYRISLRINEKVETLLQLAKAQYLAKEYDDSEETYNDLKTKSLSSYERVQVFQGLADVFLSKKEFEKAKNNYEKGLEIAEEKSIKEEIPDLNAKIANIYAKEGNLSKANTAINKTLEQASELDEEPSLKVQQEVADFYNETEQYDNEIKLRKEILENVDKNARNNVKRKRESIKTEEDEIEEPKDSLTSQKMNYKIGNAYVLKENYDEAINYLEKSIKEADKKEDFEVKKHATRKLSEVYATVGSYVKALRTYRDFVEVVDTLYLKKEQEIYQIQRLSKKIAENQSRIAILEKDKELSESKLSVAYKDKELTVERNIRQQIIIYSLLLGLVLMSLLSYYSHRANQKQKLANNLLALKSMRSQMNPHFIFNALNSVNSFIAVNDERNANRYLSEFSVLMRSVLENSDEDFIPFTKEIELLELYVKLEHNRFQDKFEYKIDVDESIDLDDYKIPPMLLQPYIENAIWHGLRYKKEKGNLSISIQNETADSIKIVIQDNGIGRKKSMEMKTKNQLKQKSKGMSTIKNRIAILNDMYQDKVAVQISDVLEDGSGTKVEVTLKK, via the coding sequence ATGGAATTAAAAGTAAAGGTTTATGATGAAACAAATAAAAGGTTTATTGAAGATGCTGAGGTAAGTGTAAATTCATTTATAACTACTAAATCTGACAGTCAAGGTATTTACAGAGTGAAAGGAAGAGTTCATGACGAATTGGTAGTACGTCACCCTGATTTTGATACAGTTTATCATGTTATCGATTCAGATAAAGACATTAAGGTCGTTATTAAGAAAATATTAAAAACAAAAAAGAGCTTTTTTGCTAGTGCAAAAAAAAGAGAGTTAAATTACACGCAGTTCATTGACTCTGCAAAATTCTATCAATATAAAGATATTGACAAAAGTTTAAGTTTTATTGAAAACCTATTAGAATCCGAACAGTCAAAGCAAAGACATGCAAATACATATAAGGTGTTGGCTGATATCTATTTACATTGGAAACAATATGACATAGCCATTAGTAATTATCGAATTTCATTACGTATTAATGAAAAAGTAGAAACATTGTTACAGCTAGCTAAAGCTCAGTATTTAGCAAAAGAGTACGATGATAGTGAAGAAACATATAATGATTTAAAAACAAAAAGCTTAAGTAGTTATGAAAGAGTTCAAGTTTTTCAGGGATTAGCAGATGTTTTTCTATCAAAGAAAGAGTTTGAAAAAGCTAAAAATAATTATGAAAAAGGATTAGAAATTGCAGAAGAGAAATCTATAAAAGAAGAAATTCCTGATTTAAATGCTAAAATTGCTAATATTTATGCAAAAGAAGGAAATTTAAGCAAAGCAAATACTGCAATTAATAAAACACTTGAACAAGCTTCCGAACTTGACGAAGAACCGTCCTTAAAAGTTCAGCAAGAGGTAGCCGATTTTTACAATGAAACAGAGCAGTATGATAATGAAATTAAGTTAAGAAAAGAGATACTCGAAAATGTAGATAAAAACGCAAGGAATAATGTTAAGAGAAAGAGAGAATCGATTAAAACAGAAGAGGACGAGATTGAAGAGCCAAAAGACTCATTAACATCTCAAAAGATGAATTATAAAATTGGAAACGCTTATGTTTTAAAAGAGAACTACGATGAGGCAATCAATTATCTTGAAAAGAGTATAAAAGAAGCTGACAAGAAAGAGGATTTTGAAGTTAAGAAACATGCTACTCGAAAACTTTCTGAGGTGTATGCAACCGTTGGGTCTTATGTAAAAGCATTAAGAACCTACCGAGATTTTGTTGAGGTTGTGGATACGCTGTATTTAAAGAAAGAACAAGAAATTTATCAAATACAGAGGTTGAGTAAAAAGATTGCTGAGAATCAAAGTAGAATCGCGATTCTTGAGAAGGATAAAGAGCTTTCTGAAAGTAAATTAAGTGTTGCTTATAAGGATAAGGAATTAACTGTTGAGAGAAATATTCGCCAACAAATCATTATTTATTCTTTATTGTTAGGTTTGGTTTTAATGAGTTTGTTGAGTTACTACTCGCATAGAGCGAATCAGAAGCAAAAATTGGCGAATAACCTTTTAGCGCTAAAATCAATGAGGTCTCAAATGAACCCGCATTTTATATTCAATGCATTAAATTCTGTAAATAGTTTTATTGCAGTAAATGATGAGAGAAATGCAAATAGATATTTATCTGAATTTTCCGTATTAATGCGTTCGGTATTGGAAAACTCAGATGAGGATTTTATTCCTTTTACTAAAGAAATTGAATTACTTGAGCTTTATGTTAAATTAGAACACAATCGTTTTCAAGATAAATTCGAATATAAAATAGATGTTGATGAGTCTATTGATCTAGATGATTATAAGATTCCACCTATGTTGTTACAACCTTATATTGAAAATGCAATTTGGCACGGTTTAAGATATAAAAAAGAGAAAGGAAACTTATCGATTTCTATTCAAAACGAAACAGCTGATAGTATAAAAATTGTGATTCAAGATAACGGAATTGGAAGAAAGAAATCCATGGAAATGAAAACTAAAAACCAGCTGAAACAGAAGTCTAAAGGAATGAGTACGATTAAAAATAGAATAGCTATTCTAAATGATATGTATCAAGATAAAGTGGCTGTACAAATTTCCGATGTATTAGAAGACGGATCAGGAACAAAAGTAGAAGTAACCCTAAAAAAATAA
- a CDS encoding gamma carbonic anhydrase family protein has protein sequence MPIIKPVRGKEPQIPEDCFVAENATIVGEVTMGKECSVWFNAVVRGDVHFIKMGDKVNVQDGAVIHATYEKSPTTIGNNVSIGHNAIVHGCTIHDNVLVGMGSIIMDDCVVESNTIIAAGAVVTKNTRVESGSIYAGVPAKKVKDISPELTSGEVDRIANNYVKYASWFK, from the coding sequence ATGCCAATTATAAAACCAGTTAGAGGTAAAGAACCTCAAATTCCTGAAGATTGTTTTGTTGCTGAAAATGCTACAATTGTAGGTGAAGTAACCATGGGTAAAGAATGTAGTGTTTGGTTTAATGCAGTTGTTCGTGGTGATGTTCATTTTATAAAAATGGGTGATAAAGTAAATGTTCAAGACGGAGCGGTAATTCATGCTACTTATGAAAAATCTCCAACAACTATTGGAAATAACGTCTCTATCGGTCATAATGCAATAGTTCACGGGTGCACGATTCACGATAATGTTCTTGTAGGAATGGGAAGTATTATTATGGACGATTGTGTTGTTGAAAGTAATACGATTATTGCAGCAGGAGCAGTTGTTACTAAAAACACAAGAGTTGAAAGTGGTAGTATATATGCTGGAGTTCCTGCAAAGAAAGTAAAAGATATTTCTCCTGAACTCACTTCAGGTGAAGTAGACAGAATAGCAAATAATTACGTAAAATACGCCAGTTGGTTTAAATAA
- a CDS encoding LytTR family DNA-binding domain-containing protein: protein MKLRTIIVEDEQISREILSNYIGKYCPNIELLGEASNIQEAYDLIQKHELDLVFLDVEMPFGNGFDLLEKVENRTFETIFVTAYDHYAIEALNNQATYYLLKPISIDELIKSVSLVTEIKEKEDQLQNTVLQPKTSKISGKITIPLQDGFEVINVEEIVFCKADDNYTEIHLANAKKVVSKTLKHFEEVLKEYPFARIHKSFLVNINAITKYKKGKGGSVELNNGKEILVSASKKGNLLAYFK, encoded by the coding sequence ATGAAATTGAGAACTATTATTGTCGAAGATGAACAAATAAGCAGAGAAATATTAAGTAATTATATTGGGAAATATTGCCCAAATATTGAGCTTTTAGGAGAAGCTAGTAATATTCAGGAAGCTTACGATTTAATTCAAAAACATGAATTAGATTTAGTGTTTTTGGATGTAGAAATGCCTTTTGGAAACGGTTTCGATTTATTAGAGAAAGTTGAAAACAGAACCTTCGAAACAATTTTTGTAACTGCATACGATCATTATGCAATTGAGGCATTGAATAATCAAGCAACTTATTATTTATTAAAACCAATTTCTATCGATGAATTAATCAAGTCAGTTAGTTTGGTTACAGAAATAAAAGAAAAAGAAGATCAACTTCAGAATACTGTTTTACAACCTAAAACTTCTAAAATAAGTGGTAAAATTACAATTCCATTACAAGATGGTTTTGAAGTTATTAATGTTGAAGAAATTGTTTTCTGTAAAGCAGATGATAACTATACAGAAATCCACTTAGCAAACGCTAAGAAAGTTGTAAGTAAAACGTTAAAACATTTTGAAGAAGTTCTAAAGGAATATCCTTTTGCTAGAATTCATAAATCATTTTTAGTAAATATAAATGCAATTACGAAGTACAAAAAAGGAAAAGGTGGAAGTGTAGAATTGAATAATGGAAAAGAAATTTTGGTATCCGCATCTAAAAAAGGTAATTTATTGGCCTATTTTAAATAA